From Natronincola ferrireducens, the proteins below share one genomic window:
- a CDS encoding ABC transporter ATP-binding protein, with translation MGVIEFCNVEYSYRKNKVLKDISFSIDKGEIVGIVGPNGAGKSTLLSIAATLFKPSEGYVKYYGKRIEKDYGEVRKKIGYIPQEIALYSNRRVQENLIFLGKLYGLKEGELKKRVNEVLEIVEISPNENKKIKELSGGMQRRINIAAALMNSPEILIMDEATVGIDLQSRRCILHMMKALGQEGKAILYATHHTEEILAICSRMILLKEGRIIGDRGVNALHINSTQEIKHLEEELIKEIYRH, from the coding sequence TGGGTGTAATAGAGTTTTGTAATGTTGAATATAGTTATAGAAAAAACAAGGTATTAAAAGATATAAGCTTTAGCATAGATAAGGGAGAAATTGTAGGTATCGTAGGGCCCAATGGAGCAGGAAAATCCACCCTTCTATCCATTGCTGCTACGCTTTTTAAGCCTTCGGAGGGCTATGTAAAATATTATGGAAAAAGGATAGAAAAGGATTATGGGGAGGTACGAAAAAAGATTGGCTATATCCCCCAGGAAATAGCCCTCTACAGCAATAGAAGGGTACAGGAAAATTTGATTTTTTTGGGGAAGTTATATGGATTAAAGGAAGGGGAATTGAAAAAAAGGGTAAACGAGGTATTGGAGATAGTAGAGATTTCTCCCAATGAAAATAAAAAAATTAAAGAATTGTCAGGGGGAATGCAGAGAAGAATCAATATTGCTGCCGCCCTAATGAATAGTCCTGAAATATTAATTATGGATGAGGCTACGGTAGGGATAGATCTACAATCAAGAAGATGTATTCTACACATGATGAAGGCTTTAGGTCAAGAAGGCAAAGCCATATTATATGCCACCCATCATACAGAAGAAATCCTAGCCATCTGTTCAAGGATGATTTTATTAAAGGAGGGTAGGATAATAGGGGATAGAGGAGTTAATGCCCTACATATTAATAGCACTCAAGAGATAAAGCACTTAGAAGAGGAATTAATCAAGGAGATTTATCGCCATTAG
- a CDS encoding ABC transporter permease, protein MREIFLIAFSDIKEMVIDYKRLLLMMVLPIVIIFFMAIGFSFLFDQGIYIDGFDIVVINQDQHPLSKFLIQQIKEDENLENLLNIWILEDEAEGERRVRENEVVAAVILPNGFIHSLETGTNHSVKLITNLRHPLKGHLIRGIMDSYMKSVSGGQSAVNAVWDYYTSGGMTYEERKDKIEWVINDITLAAYFARSNVFEKITIKGVNSLSPLQFYSISIPMIFLMFSCLSGGKDMAEEERTKIVYRIRLTGIGGISYMLGKSMAVFMINLIKTLPLFILGAYLLLGGFTKVYGYVFILYMVLLFCLSSLSLLGAVVLKSREKLDLIGNNLILIMALIGGGIIPYVYLPPSLQYFSRFTINYWGVQGVLGFLDNRPSKGITSIFLFIAVGVFVFIVCCYLHHREEGLGYK, encoded by the coding sequence TTGAGGGAAATATTTTTAATAGCCTTTAGTGATATAAAAGAGATGGTCATAGACTATAAAAGACTCCTACTTATGATGGTTTTGCCAATAGTCATCATCTTTTTTATGGCTATTGGCTTTAGCTTCTTATTTGATCAAGGTATTTACATAGATGGATTTGACATTGTCGTTATTAATCAAGACCAGCATCCCCTTTCAAAGTTTTTGATACAGCAAATAAAGGAGGATGAAAATTTAGAAAACCTGCTTAATATATGGATTTTAGAGGATGAAGCAGAAGGAGAACGACGGGTTCGGGAAAATGAAGTGGTGGCAGCTGTAATTCTACCAAATGGATTTATCCATAGTTTAGAAACCGGAACTAACCACTCTGTAAAACTAATTACTAATTTAAGACATCCCCTTAAGGGTCATTTGATTAGGGGAATTATGGACAGTTACATGAAGAGTGTTTCAGGGGGGCAAAGTGCTGTAAATGCTGTATGGGATTATTATACATCAGGGGGTATGACCTATGAAGAACGTAAAGACAAAATAGAATGGGTAATCAACGATATTACATTAGCCGCTTATTTTGCTAGAAGCAATGTATTTGAAAAGATCACCATTAAGGGGGTCAATAGTTTATCTCCTCTCCAGTTCTATTCTATATCTATCCCCATGATTTTTCTTATGTTTTCCTGTCTATCGGGGGGAAAGGATATGGCAGAAGAAGAAAGGACCAAGATTGTTTACAGAATAAGATTAACGGGGATTGGAGGGATTTCCTATATGCTGGGGAAATCTATGGCTGTTTTTATGATAAACCTTATAAAAACCCTACCTCTTTTTATACTAGGAGCCTATTTATTACTAGGAGGCTTTACTAAAGTCTATGGCTATGTCTTTATATTGTATATGGTCCTTTTGTTTTGTCTTTCTAGCTTAAGCTTATTGGGGGCAGTTGTTTTAAAATCTAGAGAAAAATTAGACTTAATCGGAAACAACCTCATACTAATTATGGCTTTGATAGGTGGCGGGATTATACCCTATGTCTACTTACCCCCATCTTTACAGTATTTTTCTCGATTTACCATCAACTATTGGGGTGTACAAGGAGTGTTAGGATTTCTAGACAACAGACCTTCAAAGGGGATAACATCTATTTTTCTTTTCATAGCCGTGGGGGTTTTTGTTTTTATAGTATGCTGCTATCTCCATCATAGGGAAGAAGGGTTGGGATACAAATGA
- a CDS encoding ABC transporter permease, which translates to MKIFTIAVFKMKEMLFSKSAVITMVILPIFFVYVIGGIYSKQQLEGGIPIALVDEDNSGYSVFLIDLLKEEDILRVIEVNLQEAYRMVEDNRVEGAYIIKENFQDTIKAGGYPHIQVLKSSAAYGADAIIEMIGSGVVRLQSNTRAANTIVTEYGRRGLIKEQDKENLWTEVFDRAESYWYPQQLMTLDYTSVYYDRQTEAGSLKIGFTEGPNGIIITFIALFLGFGLSSLLRERQEGTLKRLYILFSSSTPILVGNLLAMGLLAILQTLILLGSLYGFFDINLSISITWFFIILAAYIGLFLGIIFYLASFLNYSNSIQNIYAVGVMMLSMIGGCFWALDILPKPLQNLAMITPQGIAMASFRLVGIGEFSKVIFYCSSMLAFSLLLIFMSKKRLENYK; encoded by the coding sequence ATGAAGATCTTCACCATTGCAGTATTCAAGATGAAGGAAATGCTTTTTTCTAAAAGTGCAGTTATTACTATGGTTATTCTTCCTATATTTTTTGTATATGTTATTGGGGGGATCTATAGCAAACAACAGTTAGAAGGTGGTATTCCCATAGCATTAGTAGATGAAGACAATAGTGGTTATTCTGTTTTTTTGATTGATCTGTTAAAAGAGGAGGATATTCTACGGGTTATAGAAGTTAATCTTCAGGAGGCCTATAGGATGGTGGAAGACAATAGGGTTGAAGGAGCTTATATAATAAAAGAAAATTTTCAAGATACTATTAAAGCCGGGGGTTATCCCCACATCCAGGTCCTTAAATCCTCTGCAGCCTATGGGGCAGATGCCATCATTGAAATGATAGGTAGTGGTGTAGTGCGATTACAGAGCAATACTAGGGCAGCCAATACCATTGTTACAGAATATGGAAGAAGAGGTTTGATAAAGGAACAGGACAAAGAAAACCTATGGACAGAGGTGTTTGATAGGGCAGAATCCTATTGGTATCCACAGCAATTGATGACTTTAGATTATACATCAGTTTACTATGATAGACAAACAGAGGCTGGGAGCCTTAAGATTGGCTTTACAGAAGGACCTAATGGTATTATCATTACCTTTATAGCTCTTTTTTTGGGCTTTGGATTATCCTCTTTATTAAGGGAGAGGCAGGAGGGAACTTTGAAGAGATTATACATTTTATTTTCTTCCTCTACACCAATTTTAGTAGGGAACCTTTTAGCCATGGGTTTATTAGCGATACTACAGACATTGATCCTACTGGGGAGCCTTTATGGTTTCTTTGACATAAATTTGTCTATATCCATAACATGGTTTTTTATTATTTTAGCAGCCTATATTGGATTGTTTTTAGGTATTATATTTTATTTGGCGTCCTTCTTGAATTATAGTAATAGCATACAAAATATTTATGCAGTGGGGGTAATGATGCTTTCTATGATAGGTGGATGTTTTTGGGCGTTAGATATCCTGCCTAAGCCTCTGCAAAATCTGGCCATGATAACCCCTCAAGGCATTGCGATGGCATCCTTTCGATTGGTAGGTATAGGAGAATTTTCAAAAGTTATTTTCTATTGTAGTAGTATGCTAGCCTTCTCTCTACTACTTATTTTCATGAGTAAAAAAAGATTAGAAAATTATAAATAA
- a CDS encoding nucleoside recognition domain-containing protein encodes MFITSIKDGTKKGLETTWMLAKVIIPVYFVVTFLQHTPAIDWIAHIFQPVMALFNLPGEAAIILVMGNFLNLYAAIGAIKAISITPMEVTIISVMLSFSHSLLVETAVTKKLGISVPVIIFIRVGLAVVSGIILGRIGALI; translated from the coding sequence GTGTTTATAACCTCTATTAAAGATGGGACAAAAAAAGGTCTAGAGACCACATGGATGTTGGCAAAGGTAATAATACCTGTATATTTTGTTGTGACCTTTCTACAGCATACACCTGCCATTGATTGGATAGCCCACATATTTCAACCTGTAATGGCACTATTTAATCTACCGGGAGAGGCTGCTATTATTTTAGTAATGGGTAATTTTTTAAATTTGTATGCTGCTATAGGGGCTATTAAGGCTATTTCCATAACACCTATGGAAGTTACAATTATATCTGTGATGCTTTCCTTTTCTCATTCACTTTTAGTGGAAACAGCTGTTACAAAAAAACTGGGCATAAGTGTTCCAGTCATCATTTTCATTAGAGTAGGATTAGCGGTGGTATCTGGAATTATTTTAGGAAGGATTGGTGCATTAATATGA
- a CDS encoding nucleoside recognition domain-containing protein, whose translation MIGVIKEASIGSFNSVYSIAIIVIPIMIVLELLGNYKILDKITQLFEFFTKIFNVSKESVLPWLVGLIFGLSYGAGVIIQTTKEGNVSKRDTFLITVFLATCHAIFEDTLIFVAVGANGFILLGIRFFVAFILTYLLSKQISLKDLAGVEQPTGERI comes from the coding sequence ATGATAGGGGTTATAAAAGAAGCATCCATAGGTAGCTTTAACTCTGTGTATTCCATTGCAATTATTGTTATTCCTATTATGATTGTGTTGGAGCTACTAGGAAATTATAAGATATTGGATAAAATCACACAGCTTTTTGAATTTTTCACAAAGATTTTTAATGTATCAAAGGAATCAGTATTGCCTTGGCTGGTGGGGTTAATCTTTGGTCTTTCCTATGGAGCAGGGGTAATTATTCAAACTACAAAAGAAGGAAATGTCTCTAAACGAGATACTTTCTTAATTACGGTATTTCTTGCTACCTGTCATGCTATCTTTGAAGATACTCTTATTTTTGTAGCAGTTGGAGCCAATGGATTTATTTTATTAGGGATTAGATTTTTTGTAGCCTTTATATTAACGTATCTTTTATCAAAGCAAATTTCCCTAAAGGACTTGGCAGGGGTAGAACAACCCACAGGTGAAAGGATATAG
- a CDS encoding DEAD/DEAH box helicase, with product MFQIDQNLLIDIVEEPKTLHRGVEYFTNDRVKSLRFYKDTMTFVANVKGAYLYEVEVDFDFQGKFMDANCTCPAYGEYWGYCKHIVAVLLKIKEKDRLGNFQVKHREENQAKVILEYFRIQQDKHRVPLQMEVTYEVEGASYITLRIGEDRLYVVRSMKEFIEKIHRNEKISFGKNFIFDPLIHRFRKRDEKIIELIEELYEHEKTLERNFYYKKRESLFKGKRVELTDKALKRFLGLLQSQAPTSEEGIKVKIFNNEYNNIKIYEGQIPLSFHLDQQEENMFFKMEYEGPLIPLVKDGEYFFTKDGICRIGEEIRRDLLPFYQMLGDNPSSKIPIDKEEQEAFLSEVYPVIKGLGRVETNKKLDERINTAPLKIEVYFDRSDNKITADVRFLYGTTTIYPFNPNEGEKEKSNRVVLRDIQGERRALSFFENRDFKVKNNKIYLDNEDSIYALVYEDLEELQKLGEVYYSEDFKAIEIKRVSSFQGAFRLNLEENLLEFHFDIEDVEEDELREVFKSLRQKKKYYRLKNGSFIPLEEKALMDIGELMDRLDIVEKDFHNKAIKIPKSKALYIDDIINEKGLDFVKRHKDFKRFVENVKEYQEVQYPLPETLKGILRNYQLQGFQWLKSLSQYGLGGILADDMGLGKTLQVLTYLVSEGEEKGGAPSLVIAPTSLVYNWVAEIEKFTPQLKAIAIVGSKSERVEKIEALHGYDVVVTSYPLMRRDGELYEQYSFRCCILDEAQHIKNPFSQNAKAVKDIKAEYYFALTGTPIENSLTELWSIFDFVMPGYLSSHHRFKNRFEKPIVGENDKAALRDLGRMIRPFILRRMKKDVLLDLPEKIESKIIGDLTTEQKKLYVAYLKKIKGELQEEIKENGFEKSQIKILAALTRLRQICCHPALFMEDYRGGSGKLEILQEIIEDTLKGGHRMLLFSQFTSMLKIIRPVLEELGIDYHYLDGATPMEERGYLVKSFNEGKGKIFLISLKAGGTGLNLTGADTVIHFDPWWNPAIEDQASDRAYRMGQKNKVHVMKLITKGTIEEKIFKLQEKKKEMINAVIQPGETLLNKMSQKELMELFEISV from the coding sequence ATGTTTCAGATCGACCAAAATCTCTTAATAGATATTGTAGAGGAACCCAAAACCCTTCATAGAGGGGTGGAGTATTTTACAAATGATAGAGTAAAAAGCCTACGGTTTTATAAAGATACCATGACCTTTGTAGCAAATGTCAAGGGAGCTTATTTATATGAGGTAGAAGTAGATTTTGATTTTCAAGGAAAATTTATGGATGCCAATTGTACTTGCCCTGCCTATGGGGAGTATTGGGGGTATTGTAAGCATATTGTGGCTGTTCTTTTGAAAATAAAGGAAAAGGATAGATTAGGGAATTTTCAAGTGAAACATAGGGAAGAAAACCAAGCAAAAGTTATTTTAGAATACTTTAGAATTCAGCAGGATAAACATAGGGTACCTCTCCAGATGGAGGTTACCTATGAAGTAGAAGGAGCCTCTTATATTACCCTCCGAATTGGTGAAGATCGACTTTATGTGGTCAGAAGTATGAAGGAATTTATTGAAAAAATCCATCGTAATGAAAAGATAAGCTTTGGAAAGAATTTTATCTTTGATCCCTTAATCCATAGGTTTAGAAAAAGGGACGAAAAAATTATTGAACTGATAGAGGAACTCTATGAGCATGAAAAGACTTTAGAAAGAAATTTTTATTATAAGAAAAGGGAATCTTTGTTTAAGGGAAAAAGGGTAGAGCTTACCGATAAGGCCCTAAAAAGATTTTTAGGACTTCTTCAAAGTCAAGCCCCTACCTCAGAGGAAGGTATAAAAGTAAAAATTTTTAATAACGAGTATAATAATATAAAGATCTACGAAGGACAAATCCCCCTTAGCTTCCATCTGGATCAGCAGGAAGAAAATATGTTTTTTAAAATGGAATATGAGGGTCCTTTGATTCCCTTGGTGAAGGATGGAGAATATTTCTTTACTAAAGATGGAATCTGTAGGATCGGGGAGGAGATAAGAAGGGATTTATTACCTTTTTATCAAATGTTGGGAGATAACCCCTCCTCCAAAATACCCATTGACAAGGAGGAGCAGGAGGCTTTTTTATCAGAGGTTTATCCTGTAATAAAAGGGCTGGGAAGGGTAGAGACCAATAAAAAGCTGGATGAAAGAATCAATACAGCACCATTAAAAATAGAAGTTTACTTTGATAGAAGTGATAATAAAATTACAGCTGATGTTCGTTTTCTTTATGGAACCACCACCATTTATCCCTTTAATCCTAATGAAGGAGAAAAGGAAAAAAGCAATAGGGTTGTCCTGCGGGATATACAAGGAGAGAGAAGGGCTCTAAGTTTTTTTGAAAACAGAGATTTTAAAGTAAAGAACAACAAAATTTATTTAGATAATGAAGACAGTATCTATGCTTTAGTTTACGAAGATCTTGAAGAGTTACAGAAGCTAGGAGAAGTTTATTATTCTGAGGATTTTAAAGCTATAGAGATAAAAAGAGTCTCCAGCTTTCAAGGGGCTTTTCGATTGAATCTTGAAGAAAACCTATTGGAATTTCATTTTGATATAGAGGACGTGGAAGAGGATGAACTGAGGGAAGTATTTAAATCCCTTCGACAGAAGAAAAAATATTATCGGCTTAAAAATGGGTCCTTTATTCCCCTAGAGGAAAAGGCTTTGATGGATATAGGGGAATTGATGGATAGACTAGATATTGTAGAAAAGGACTTTCATAATAAAGCCATTAAAATACCCAAATCTAAAGCCCTATATATAGATGATATTATAAATGAAAAGGGTTTAGATTTTGTGAAACGACATAAAGATTTCAAACGATTTGTTGAAAATGTGAAGGAATACCAGGAGGTACAATATCCTCTACCAGAGACATTAAAGGGAATTTTAAGAAATTATCAGCTTCAAGGCTTTCAATGGTTAAAATCCTTAAGTCAATATGGTCTGGGAGGGATTTTAGCCGATGATATGGGCTTAGGAAAAACTTTGCAGGTACTGACCTATTTAGTATCTGAAGGGGAGGAAAAGGGTGGGGCTCCAAGTCTTGTTATAGCACCTACTTCTTTGGTATATAACTGGGTGGCGGAGATAGAGAAATTTACACCCCAACTGAAGGCTATAGCTATTGTAGGTAGTAAAAGTGAAAGAGTAGAAAAAATAGAAGCCCTTCATGGATATGATGTTGTGGTGACCTCTTACCCCTTAATGCGAAGGGATGGGGAACTCTATGAACAATATTCCTTTAGATGTTGTATTTTAGATGAAGCACAACATATCAAAAACCCTTTTTCACAAAATGCTAAGGCGGTAAAGGATATTAAGGCAGAATACTATTTTGCCCTTACTGGAACACCTATTGAAAATTCTCTCACAGAGCTATGGTCTATTTTTGATTTTGTGATGCCAGGATACTTGTCCTCCCACCATAGATTTAAAAATCGTTTTGAAAAGCCTATCGTAGGGGAAAATGATAAAGCTGCTTTAAGGGATTTGGGCAGGATGATTCGTCCTTTTATTTTGCGCAGAATGAAAAAAGATGTATTATTAGATCTACCTGAAAAGATCGAAAGTAAAATTATAGGAGACTTAACTACAGAACAAAAGAAGCTGTATGTAGCTTATTTAAAAAAGATAAAGGGAGAACTACAGGAAGAGATTAAGGAAAATGGATTTGAAAAAAGTCAAATCAAAATTTTGGCGGCATTAACTCGATTAAGACAAATTTGTTGTCATCCTGCTTTATTTATGGAGGATTATAGGGGTGGAAGTGGAAAGCTGGAGATCCTGCAGGAGATTATAGAGGATACCCTTAAAGGGGGGCATAGAATGCTACTCTTCTCTCAATTTACCAGTATGCTAAAGATAATCAGACCTGTTCTGGAGGAGCTAGGGATAGATTATCATTACCTTGATGGAGCAACTCCTATGGAGGAACGGGGATATTTAGTGAAAAGCTTTAATGAGGGAAAAGGAAAGATATTTTTAATCTCCCTTAAGGCTGGTGGAACGGGATTGAATCTAACTGGTGCTGATACCGTCATTCATTTTGATCCCTGGTGGAATCCTGCAATAGAAGACCAGGCAAGTGATAGGGCCTATCGTATGGGACAGAAAAACAAGGTCCATGTTATGAAGCTTATTACCAAGGGCACTATTGAGGAAAAAATCTTTAAGCTACAGGAAAAGAAAAAAGAAATGATCAATGCAGTTATTCAGCCAGGAGAAACCCTTCTGAATAAAATGAGTCAAAAAGAGCTAATGGAATTATTTGAGATTAGCGTTTAA
- a CDS encoding YeiH family protein yields the protein MLRFKKYMGGIAFAAVLAAISTIASDLLPSHLIGPGVFALLIGMLLNPIISKYNIFEKGFSFTSKKILRLAIILMGISLSFSQVLEVGKLSIIVMLFTLITAFGGGYLFGKLFKMDWKLSGLISAGTGICGGSAIAAVAPVIDAEESHVAYAISATFIFDVMMVVLFPIMGAYFQMSDLGYGLWTGTAVNDTSSVVAAGYAFSDVAGNFSVIVKLTRTLSIVPVVLVFSYINQRLNIKAQENILSQKDTLVIGETKKVSINKIFPWFIVMFLVMVAIKSTGMISPVISYSISNVSKFLMVMSLGAIGLKTNFNKLAKSGFAPMLHGFIISLLVVIVAFLVQMAIGQM from the coding sequence ATGTTACGTTTTAAAAAATATATGGGAGGAATAGCATTTGCTGCAGTACTTGCAGCTATATCCACTATCGCAAGCGATCTCCTTCCATCCCATCTTATAGGTCCTGGTGTTTTTGCATTACTTATTGGTATGCTATTAAATCCTATTATTTCAAAGTATAATATATTTGAAAAAGGTTTCTCATTCACTTCAAAAAAAATATTGCGTCTTGCCATTATTCTTATGGGTATTTCCCTCAGCTTCTCCCAAGTATTAGAAGTAGGCAAGCTTTCTATTATTGTTATGTTATTTACTTTAATCACTGCTTTTGGTGGAGGATATTTATTTGGAAAGCTTTTTAAAATGGATTGGAAGCTATCTGGACTAATTTCTGCAGGAACAGGTATATGTGGTGGCTCTGCCATTGCGGCGGTGGCACCTGTTATCGATGCAGAGGAGAGTCATGTTGCCTATGCTATATCGGCGACCTTTATATTTGACGTAATGATGGTGGTTCTTTTTCCTATTATGGGTGCTTATTTTCAAATGTCTGACTTAGGCTATGGACTTTGGACTGGAACAGCAGTAAATGATACCTCCTCAGTGGTTGCGGCAGGTTATGCTTTTTCCGATGTTGCAGGTAACTTTTCTGTAATCGTTAAGCTTACAAGAACTCTATCAATTGTTCCTGTTGTACTTGTGTTTTCCTATATTAATCAACGACTTAACATAAAAGCTCAGGAAAACATTTTATCACAAAAGGATACTTTAGTTATTGGTGAAACAAAAAAGGTAAGTATCAATAAAATTTTCCCTTGGTTTATTGTGATGTTTCTTGTAATGGTGGCTATTAAAAGCACAGGGATGATTTCACCAGTCATAAGTTATTCTATTTCAAATGTCAGCAAATTTTTAATGGTTATGTCTCTAGGAGCAATAGGCCTTAAAACAAATTTTAACAAATTGGCAAAATCAGGATTTGCCCCTATGTTACACGGATTTATTATTTCTTTATTGGTTGTAATAGTTGCATTTTTAGTTCAAATGGCTATAGGCCAGATGTAA
- a CDS encoding LysR family transcriptional regulator: MIDIRVESFLAVWENRSYTKASEKLRITQPAVTQHIKSLEKQYGCKLIVYENRGLKLTKAGEIFFRYAQNAKVNEKNIIQKIREINKETKTMKFAATLTIGEFTIASILGDLVKTFNQYNITMHVDNTEVVLKMLQEGKISFALVEGLFNKADYEARLLKSASFILIAPPTHPLVTKKPIFLHELKNETIIVREKGSGSREVLERGIYEKNYTLEYFEKTIEIGNVNVIKEMVKSGVGLSFMYEDAAREDINKGHLAEVKIQDFTIQREFNFIYLKNQMIEAEIDMFYSFFKNNMI; encoded by the coding sequence ATGATAGATATAAGAGTTGAATCATTTTTGGCTGTATGGGAAAATAGAAGCTATACAAAAGCCTCTGAGAAACTGCGGATAACACAGCCTGCAGTTACCCAGCACATTAAGTCATTAGAAAAACAATATGGCTGTAAACTTATAGTATATGAGAATAGAGGGTTAAAGCTTACCAAAGCTGGAGAGATTTTTTTTCGCTATGCTCAAAATGCCAAGGTCAACGAAAAAAATATAATACAGAAGATCCGAGAAATAAATAAAGAAACCAAGACAATGAAATTTGCTGCAACTTTAACCATTGGGGAATTTACCATAGCATCAATTCTTGGAGATTTGGTAAAGACCTTTAACCAATACAATATAACTATGCATGTTGATAATACTGAAGTGGTATTGAAAATGCTACAAGAGGGTAAGATTAGCTTTGCTTTGGTTGAGGGGCTGTTCAATAAGGCTGACTATGAAGCAAGACTGCTGAAAAGTGCCAGCTTTATACTAATAGCTCCCCCAACACATCCATTGGTGACTAAAAAACCTATATTTTTACATGAACTTAAGAATGAGACCATAATAGTCCGTGAAAAAGGTTCAGGGTCCCGAGAGGTTTTGGAACGTGGAATCTACGAAAAAAATTATACCCTTGAATATTTTGAAAAAACCATTGAAATAGGGAATGTCAATGTCATAAAAGAAATGGTGAAAAGTGGAGTGGGTCTTAGCTTTATGTATGAAGATGCAGCTAGGGAAGATATCAACAAAGGTCATTTAGCTGAGGTTAAAATACAAGATTTTACTATTCAACGGGAGTTTAACTTTATTTATCTTAAAAATCAAATGATAGAAGCTGAAATAGATATGTTTTATTCTTTTTTTAAAAACAATATGATATGA
- a CDS encoding tyrosine-type recombinase/integrase encodes MTQTQKNTYDLRHTCATLLTQAGESPKAVADLVGPSDTSMIMDIYTHILPGMKEVASNKMRKIIY; translated from the coding sequence ATTACACAAACACAAAAAAACACTTATGACCTCCGCCACACCTGTGCCACTCTATTGACCCAGGCAGGAGAAAGCCCAAAAGCGGTAGCAGATCTGGTAGGACCCTCAGATACCAGCATGATTATGGATATATACACTCATATTCTCCCAGGCATGAAGGAGGTAGCATCTAACAAAATGAGAAAAATTATATACTAG